A genome region from Bombilactobacillus bombi includes the following:
- a CDS encoding acyl-[acyl-carrier-protein] thioesterase: MSKQYVETKVIPFYSTNATQEMNISSLFNEMLLVSEHQLHAVGIDSQQMVQHGIGWVVTKYHLEVQRLPLIDEQIKITTQANSYNKFFCYRTFTVQDAAGNELLTLISNWVMMDIKERKLMPIVPKVMEKIDCEYSEDVWRFPRIKRIKDAKQKKQYQTRFFDIDVNGHVNNAVYLDWMLDSLGRDFLLSHQIKSLDIKYDREVAYGQTVQSSVQLENNSSYHQISSDHKTNAQAQIEWTKRND, encoded by the coding sequence ATGAGCAAACAATATGTAGAAACAAAAGTAATTCCTTTTTATAGTACTAATGCTACGCAAGAAATGAATATTTCGTCCCTATTTAATGAAATGTTACTAGTGTCAGAACATCAATTACATGCAGTGGGAATTGATTCCCAGCAGATGGTTCAGCACGGAATAGGTTGGGTTGTTACAAAATATCATTTAGAAGTACAGCGTTTGCCATTAATAGATGAGCAAATTAAAATAACAACACAAGCCAATAGTTATAATAAATTTTTCTGTTATCGTACTTTTACTGTACAAGATGCTGCGGGCAATGAACTATTAACACTCATTAGCAATTGGGTAATGATGGATATCAAAGAACGGAAATTGATGCCGATAGTTCCTAAAGTAATGGAAAAAATAGATTGCGAATATTCAGAGGATGTTTGGCGTTTTCCACGTATAAAAAGAATTAAAGACGCAAAACAAAAAAAGCAATATCAAACACGATTTTTTGATATTGATGTCAATGGACATGTGAATAACGCAGTTTATTTGGATTGGATGTTAGATTCTTTGGGCAGAGATTTTTTGTTGAGTCACCAAATTAAAAGCCTAGATATTAAATATGATCGCGAAGTAGCTTATGGACAGACAGTACAAAGTTCTGTGCAGTTAGAAAATAATAGCTCTTATCATCAAATTAGTAGTGATCATAAAACTAACGCTCAAGCACAAATTGAATGGACAAAACGTAATGACTAA
- a CDS encoding HD domain-containing protein: MKLNIIKQYAYQTLKADTSGHDFYHVQRVAHLAQNLWNKDHQPTTNDTLIAASYLHDTIDEKIVTSSPQALKRVTKLLQTAECAPSEQEQVLTTITHMSFADNLAYHYQLPLIGQYVQDADRLDALGAIGIARAFAYGGKQNQPLYDPKIKPRQLTSHSQYRQHPTTTINHFYEKLFQLQDTMNTPAGYHLAQQRTIFMQEFLAKFMQEWQGQI, from the coding sequence ATCAAACTAAATATAATTAAGCAATACGCATATCAGACACTTAAAGCCGATACTAGTGGTCATGATTTTTATCATGTGCAAAGAGTTGCTCATCTAGCCCAAAATTTGTGGAACAAAGATCACCAACCAACTACCAATGACACTTTAATTGCAGCTAGTTATTTGCACGATACCATTGATGAAAAAATAGTCACTTCATCACCCCAAGCATTAAAGCGTGTTACCAAATTACTTCAAACAGCTGAATGTGCTCCATCTGAACAAGAACAAGTCCTTACAACTATTACCCATATGTCTTTTGCGGATAATTTGGCCTATCACTATCAATTACCACTCATCGGGCAATATGTACAGGATGCTGATCGTCTAGATGCTCTAGGAGCAATTGGTATTGCACGGGCTTTTGCTTATGGTGGCAAACAAAATCAGCCTCTTTATGATCCTAAGATTAAGCCTCGCCAGTTAACTAGTCATTCTCAATATCGTCAGCATCCTACTACGACAATTAATCATTTTTATGAAAAATTATTCCAACTCCAAGACACCATGAATACACCTGCTGGATATCATTTAGCTCAGCAACGAACAATTTTTATGCAGGAATTTTTAGCAAAGTTTATGCAAGAATGGCAGGGTCAAATCTAA